One Microbacterium sp. No. 7 genomic window carries:
- a CDS encoding PucR family transcriptional regulator, whose amino-acid sequence MTPRATPEQKAETLAWLRRISGDLATATIKRLEESLPWYAEMPPARRSAVGLVAQAGITSFIEWYDNPNATPWVAADVFAAAPRELLRSVSLTQTLQLIRVTVEVTEERVAGRGEALRESILLYSREVAFGAADVYARAAEARGLWDARLEALVVDSILTGEADEELPSRIAALGWHGHGEVAVLVGTTSPQLDVDQVRRTARKLGVDVLIGVQGSRLVLVIGRADGSSSAAPAADDGPLPFPEIARRLEPGFGPGHLVLGPTVPALVDASQSARAALAGFAVANAWRHAPRPVEADDLLPERALAGDSLAKATLVDRIYRPLHAHSADLVTTLWSYLDNGRSLEATARELFVHPNTVRYRLKRVTDVIGWDATGPREALILQTALIIGSIGTEVTRRRGGAQRRTS is encoded by the coding sequence GTGACACCGCGCGCCACACCGGAGCAGAAGGCGGAGACACTGGCGTGGCTCCGGCGCATCTCGGGCGACCTCGCCACGGCGACGATCAAGCGGCTCGAGGAGTCGCTGCCGTGGTACGCCGAGATGCCGCCGGCCCGCCGGTCCGCCGTCGGGCTCGTGGCGCAGGCGGGCATCACGTCGTTCATCGAGTGGTACGACAACCCCAACGCGACGCCGTGGGTCGCGGCCGACGTGTTCGCGGCCGCGCCCCGCGAGCTGCTGCGCAGCGTGAGCCTGACGCAGACCCTGCAGCTGATCCGCGTCACGGTCGAGGTGACCGAGGAGCGCGTCGCGGGCCGCGGCGAGGCGCTGCGCGAGAGCATCCTGCTGTACTCGCGCGAGGTCGCGTTCGGCGCCGCCGACGTCTACGCGCGCGCCGCCGAGGCGCGCGGGCTCTGGGACGCACGGCTGGAGGCGCTCGTCGTCGACTCGATCCTCACGGGCGAGGCCGACGAGGAGCTCCCCAGCCGCATCGCCGCGCTCGGGTGGCACGGACACGGCGAGGTCGCGGTGCTCGTCGGCACGACGTCGCCGCAGCTCGACGTCGACCAGGTGCGGCGCACGGCGCGCAAGCTGGGCGTCGACGTGCTCATCGGCGTGCAGGGGTCGCGGCTCGTGCTCGTGATCGGACGCGCCGACGGCTCGTCGTCCGCCGCGCCCGCGGCCGACGACGGTCCCCTCCCGTTCCCCGAGATCGCGCGGCGGCTGGAGCCCGGATTCGGTCCCGGGCATCTCGTGCTCGGGCCCACGGTGCCCGCGCTCGTCGACGCGAGCCAGAGCGCGCGCGCCGCGCTGGCCGGCTTCGCGGTCGCGAACGCGTGGCGGCACGCGCCCCGTCCCGTCGAGGCCGACGACCTCCTCCCCGAGCGCGCGCTCGCCGGCGACTCGCTCGCGAAGGCGACGCTGGTCGACCGCATCTACCGGCCGCTGCACGCGCACTCGGCGGATCTCGTCACCACGCTGTGGAGCTACCTCGACAACGGCCGGTCGCTGGAGGCCACCGCGCGCGAGCTCTTCGTGCATCCCAACACCGTGCGCTACCGGCTCAAGCGCGTCACCGACGTCATCGGATGGGACGCGACGGGCCCTCGCGAGGCGCTCATCCTGCAGACCGCCCTCATCATCGGCTCGATCGGCACGGAGGTCACGCGGCGCCGCGGCGGCGCGCAACGACGCACGTCGTGA
- a CDS encoding ACP S-malonyltransferase, producing MIIAAFPGQGSQTPGFLSPWLELEGVRERLEAYSEAAGVDLVAAGTEWDADRIRDTQVAQPLIVAASLASFNALRAATPARPDGAAGHSVGEIAALAAAGVLTESDAMRLVGIRGRAMADAAAIVETGMSAVLGGDADAVVARLEELDLTPANHNGGGQIVAAGELGALAALAAEPVKGSRVIPLQVAGAFHTRFMAPAVATLREAAGALEPADPALTLWSNRDGRPVAEGRRALDLLVDQVANPVRWDLCMASFAEHAVTGIIELAPAGTLVGLAKRSLRGVPAVAVKTPDDLAAATALLTGDNA from the coding sequence GTGATCATCGCCGCTTTTCCGGGCCAGGGCTCGCAGACGCCCGGGTTCCTCTCCCCGTGGCTCGAGCTCGAGGGCGTGCGCGAGCGCCTGGAGGCGTACTCGGAGGCCGCCGGAGTGGACCTCGTGGCCGCCGGCACCGAATGGGACGCCGACCGCATCCGCGACACCCAGGTCGCCCAGCCGCTCATCGTGGCCGCGAGCCTCGCGTCGTTCAACGCGCTGCGGGCCGCGACGCCCGCCCGTCCCGACGGCGCCGCCGGACACTCCGTGGGCGAGATCGCCGCGCTCGCCGCGGCCGGCGTGCTGACGGAGAGCGACGCCATGCGCCTCGTGGGCATCCGCGGCCGGGCCATGGCCGACGCCGCGGCGATCGTCGAGACGGGCATGAGCGCCGTGCTCGGCGGCGACGCCGACGCCGTCGTCGCGCGCCTCGAGGAGCTCGACCTCACGCCGGCCAACCACAACGGCGGCGGTCAGATCGTCGCCGCGGGCGAGCTCGGCGCTCTCGCGGCTCTCGCGGCCGAGCCCGTCAAGGGCTCGCGCGTCATCCCGCTCCAGGTCGCCGGCGCGTTCCACACGCGCTTCATGGCGCCCGCCGTGGCCACCCTGCGCGAGGCCGCGGGCGCGCTGGAGCCCGCCGACCCCGCGCTCACCCTGTGGAGCAACCGCGACGGCCGGCCTGTGGCCGAGGGGCGTCGCGCGCTCGACCTGCTCGTCGACCAGGTCGCGAACCCCGTGCGGTGGGACCTGTGCATGGCATCCTTCGCCGAGCACGCCGTGACCGGCATCATCGAGCTCGCGCCGGCCGGCACCCTCGTCGGGCTCGCCAAGCGCTCGCTGCGCGGCGTCCCCGCGGTCGCCGTCAAGACGCCCGACGACCTCGCCGCCGCCACCGCTCTTCTGACGGGAGACAACGCATGA
- a CDS encoding beta-ketoacyl-ACP synthase III, which yields MTITLTQRTGPAHTRIYSYGAARGEFAVPNADIIGPIDSSDEWIRQRTGVVTRVRAGADVTAIDLATEAAAEAVERSGVAPGQIDTVIVATISNPRQSPSVSAIVADRIGANPAAAYDMNAACAGFAYAVAQADALIRAGAATYVVVVGAEKLSEIIDPADRTISFLLGDGAGAAVVGPSDTPGIGPSVWGSDGSKWDAVSMNHTLIEFRDGKAPWPTLRQEGPTVFRWAVWEMAKVARQALEAAGVEASDLAAFIPHQANMRIIDEFAKQLKLPDTVVIARDIETTGNTSAASVPLAAHRLLQEHPELSGGLALQIGFGAGLVYGAQVVVLP from the coding sequence ATGACCATCACCCTGACGCAGCGCACCGGACCTGCGCACACGCGCATCTACTCGTACGGTGCCGCGCGCGGCGAGTTCGCCGTGCCCAACGCCGACATCATCGGCCCCATCGACTCCAGCGACGAGTGGATCCGTCAGCGCACCGGCGTCGTCACGCGCGTGCGCGCCGGCGCCGACGTCACGGCGATCGACCTCGCGACCGAGGCGGCCGCCGAGGCGGTCGAGAGGTCGGGCGTGGCGCCCGGGCAGATCGACACCGTCATCGTCGCGACGATCTCCAACCCGCGCCAGTCGCCGTCGGTCTCCGCGATCGTCGCAGACCGGATCGGCGCGAACCCCGCCGCGGCCTACGACATGAACGCCGCGTGCGCGGGCTTCGCCTACGCCGTGGCCCAGGCCGACGCGCTGATCCGCGCGGGAGCGGCGACCTACGTCGTCGTCGTCGGCGCCGAGAAGCTCAGCGAGATCATCGACCCCGCCGATCGCACGATCTCCTTCCTGCTCGGCGACGGCGCGGGCGCCGCGGTCGTCGGCCCCAGCGACACGCCCGGCATCGGCCCGTCGGTCTGGGGCTCGGACGGCTCCAAGTGGGATGCCGTGAGCATGAACCACACGCTCATCGAGTTCCGCGACGGCAAGGCGCCCTGGCCGACCCTGCGGCAGGAGGGCCCGACCGTGTTCCGCTGGGCCGTCTGGGAGATGGCGAAGGTCGCCCGCCAGGCGCTCGAGGCCGCCGGCGTCGAGGCGTCCGACCTCGCGGCGTTCATCCCGCACCAGGCGAACATGCGCATCATCGACGAGTTCGCCAAGCAGCTCAAGCTCCCCGACACGGTCGTCATCGCACGCGACATCGAGACGACCGGCAACACGTCGGCCGCCTCGGTGCCGCTCGCGGCGCACCGCCTGCTGCAGGAGCACCCCGAGCTCAGCGGCGGGCTCGCGCTGCAGATCGGCTTCGGCGCCGGTCTCGTCTATGGCGCGCAGGTGGTCGTGCTCCCGTGA
- a CDS encoding acyl carrier protein, producing the protein MAFSNDEVLAGLAELITDETGISADEVALEKSFTDDLDIDSISMMTIVVNAEEKFGVTIPDEEVKNLKTVGDAVTFIVDNQA; encoded by the coding sequence ATGGCATTCAGCAACGACGAGGTCCTCGCCGGACTCGCCGAGCTCATCACCGACGAGACCGGCATCTCCGCCGACGAGGTCGCGCTGGAGAAGTCGTTCACCGACGACCTCGACATCGACTCGATCTCGATGATGACGATCGTCGTCAACGCCGAGGAGAAGTTCGGCGTCACCATCCCCGACGAAGAGGTCAAGAACCTCAAGACGGTCGGCGACGCCGTCACCTTCATCGTCGACAACCAGGCGTAA
- a CDS encoding beta-ketoacyl-[acyl-carrier-protein] synthase family protein yields the protein MSTSRIVVTGIGASSPIGGTAPDSWAALLAGESGARSLEYDWVEKYQLPVTFAAQARVRPDTVLERPVAKRLDPSSQFAMVAAMEAWEDAGAPDVDPDRLGVDFATGIGGLWTLLDAWDTLREKGPRRVLPMTVPMLMPNAAAGNLSLHFGARAFARTVASACASSTESLVGAVEHLRAGLADVIIAGGAESVIHPITIAAFSSMQALSRRNDSPATASRPGSVDRDGFVMAEGAAVLILETEEHAKARGAKIYAEILGGGVTADSYHITANDPEGTGAARAVRLALEAAGRGADEVTHVNAHLTSTPVGDPNEYTALRSVFGARVDEIVVSGTKASTGHLLGGTGALEAVFTVLALRDRVAPPTINLTEQDPEVPFRLSTEPTPLGAGDQLAISNSFGFGGHNAVVAFASV from the coding sequence ATGAGCACATCGCGGATCGTGGTCACCGGAATCGGAGCCTCGTCCCCCATCGGCGGCACCGCTCCCGACAGCTGGGCGGCACTGCTGGCCGGAGAGTCGGGCGCACGCAGCCTCGAGTACGACTGGGTCGAGAAGTATCAGCTGCCCGTCACCTTCGCCGCGCAGGCCAGGGTGCGGCCCGACACCGTGCTGGAGCGCCCCGTCGCGAAGCGACTCGACCCGTCGTCGCAGTTCGCGATGGTCGCGGCCATGGAGGCGTGGGAGGACGCCGGCGCGCCCGACGTCGACCCCGATCGGCTCGGCGTCGACTTCGCGACCGGCATCGGCGGCCTGTGGACGCTGCTGGACGCCTGGGACACGCTCCGCGAGAAGGGACCGCGCCGCGTCCTGCCGATGACCGTGCCGATGCTCATGCCGAACGCGGCGGCGGGCAACCTGTCGCTCCACTTCGGCGCCCGCGCCTTCGCGCGCACGGTCGCCAGCGCATGCGCCTCGAGCACCGAGTCGCTCGTGGGCGCGGTCGAGCACCTGCGCGCGGGCCTCGCCGACGTGATCATCGCGGGCGGCGCGGAGTCGGTCATCCACCCCATCACGATCGCGGCGTTCTCGTCGATGCAGGCCCTCTCGAGGCGCAACGACTCCCCCGCGACCGCGTCACGACCCGGCAGCGTGGATCGCGACGGCTTCGTCATGGCCGAGGGCGCCGCGGTGCTCATCCTGGAGACCGAGGAGCACGCGAAGGCCCGGGGCGCGAAGATCTACGCCGAGATCCTCGGCGGCGGAGTCACCGCCGACTCCTACCACATCACGGCCAACGACCCCGAGGGCACGGGTGCCGCGCGTGCCGTGCGGCTCGCGCTCGAGGCGGCCGGACGCGGTGCCGACGAGGTGACGCACGTCAACGCGCACCTGACGTCGACGCCGGTCGGCGACCCCAACGAGTACACGGCGCTCAGGTCGGTCTTCGGCGCGCGCGTCGACGAGATCGTCGTGTCGGGCACCAAGGCCTCGACGGGTCATCTGCTCGGCGGCACGGGCGCCCTCGAGGCCGTCTTCACCGTGCTCGCCCTGCGCGACCGCGTCGCTCCCCCCACGATCAACCTGACGGAACAGGACCCCGAGGTGCCGTTCCGCCTCTCGACCGAGCCCACGCCGCTCGGCGCGGGCGACCAGCTGGCGATCAGCAACTCGTTCGGCTTCGGCGGCCACAACGCGGTCGTCGCCTTCGCGTCGGTCTGA
- a CDS encoding DUF3145 domain-containing protein — MATPQARGVIYIHSAPRALCPHLEWAVGRVLGGAVNMDWADQPVLAGSRRAEFYWEGPAGTGAALATAIRGWEHLRFEVSEDPSPRSDGGRWMHTPDLGIHYAQTDTAGNVVIGEDRIRYAMEIAAGDAGELQRELQVALGSAWDAELEPFRHASDDAPVVWLHKVG; from the coding sequence ATGGCGACACCACAGGCGCGCGGAGTGATCTACATTCACTCAGCGCCACGCGCGTTGTGCCCCCACCTGGAGTGGGCGGTGGGACGCGTGCTCGGCGGTGCCGTGAACATGGACTGGGCCGATCAGCCCGTCCTCGCCGGCAGCCGTCGCGCCGAGTTCTACTGGGAGGGCCCCGCCGGCACCGGCGCGGCCCTGGCCACCGCGATCCGCGGCTGGGAGCACCTGCGCTTCGAGGTCTCCGAGGACCCGTCGCCGCGCAGCGACGGCGGCCGCTGGATGCACACCCCCGATCTCGGCATCCACTACGCGCAGACCGACACGGCCGGCAACGTCGTGATCGGCGAGGACCGCATCCGCTATGCGATGGAGATCGCGGCGGGGGATGCCGGCGAGCTGCAGCGCGAGCTGCAGGTCGCCCTGGGCTCGGCATGGGACGCCGAGCTCGAGCCGTTCCGGCACGCGAGCGACGACGCCCCGGTCGTCTGGCTGCACAAGGTCGGCTGA
- a CDS encoding MmgE/PrpD family protein: protein MNAQQANGPTARLAAHVANVANASLDARDVEAVRRLLLDNCIVSLWGATRPVAIEIADWTRRFAGSGSSPVLGREWTTEASVAALAHGTASHGFELDDTHNATASHPGSVIISSALAVAAEPGPPVESRHLLQAIAAGNEAMALIGIAAGGMSAVHRGLHPTALYGAYGSAATTLTLRALRRGERMDAGPLTRAWGHALSQPSGLMQFSAEPTGGEVKRVHAGLGAHNGIRSADFAALPSVTAPRLVVEGAYGLAAVLAGPLAEIDLGGELQIHRFSLKPYACCRLFHSTIDALREATDGFALPVDAIADILVSGPTLVAEQHMTAAESTMTAQYSCPYVVGATLAYGPYAYEAYDEDHLRDPRIRAVADRVRFAVDAELEAAHYPEHFASAVRLTLTDGSVRSALVVDSIGTAERPLTVAQIAAKGDGLAAHGLAGAGGRLVADIWSDADDAAALIAPLQRESLLLASARR from the coding sequence ATGAACGCACAGCAGGCGAACGGCCCGACCGCGCGGCTCGCGGCACACGTCGCGAACGTCGCGAACGCGTCGCTGGACGCCCGCGACGTCGAAGCCGTGCGGCGCCTCCTCCTCGACAACTGCATCGTGTCGCTGTGGGGTGCCACGCGCCCCGTCGCGATCGAGATCGCCGACTGGACGCGCCGGTTCGCCGGCAGCGGCAGCAGCCCCGTCCTCGGCCGGGAGTGGACGACCGAGGCATCCGTCGCCGCGCTCGCGCACGGCACGGCGAGCCACGGCTTCGAGCTCGACGACACGCACAACGCCACGGCGAGCCATCCGGGGTCGGTGATCATCTCGTCGGCGCTCGCGGTCGCGGCCGAGCCGGGTCCGCCCGTCGAGAGCCGGCACCTGCTGCAGGCGATCGCCGCCGGCAACGAGGCGATGGCTCTCATCGGCATCGCGGCGGGCGGCATGTCGGCCGTGCACCGCGGGCTGCATCCGACCGCGCTGTACGGCGCGTACGGAAGCGCGGCGACGACGCTGACGCTGCGGGCGCTGCGCCGCGGCGAACGGATGGATGCCGGGCCCCTGACGCGCGCCTGGGGACACGCGCTGTCGCAGCCCAGCGGACTGATGCAGTTCTCGGCGGAGCCGACGGGCGGCGAGGTCAAGCGCGTGCACGCGGGCCTCGGGGCGCACAACGGGATCCGCTCCGCCGACTTCGCCGCGCTGCCGTCGGTGACCGCGCCGCGGCTGGTCGTCGAGGGCGCGTACGGTCTCGCGGCGGTGCTGGCAGGCCCGCTCGCCGAGATCGATCTCGGCGGCGAGCTGCAGATCCACCGCTTCAGCCTCAAGCCGTACGCGTGCTGCCGCCTGTTCCACTCGACGATCGACGCGCTCCGCGAGGCGACCGACGGGTTCGCGCTTCCCGTCGACGCCATCGCCGACATCCTGGTCAGCGGGCCGACGCTCGTGGCGGAACAGCACATGACGGCGGCGGAGTCGACGATGACCGCGCAGTACAGCTGCCCCTACGTCGTGGGCGCGACGCTGGCCTACGGGCCCTACGCCTACGAGGCGTACGACGAGGATCACCTGCGGGATCCGCGCATCCGGGCCGTCGCCGATCGGGTGCGGTTCGCCGTGGACGCCGAGCTGGAGGCGGCGCACTATCCGGAGCACTTCGCCTCGGCCGTGCGGCTCACGCTCACGGACGGATCCGTGCGGTCCGCCTTGGTCGTCGACAGCATCGGCACGGCGGAGAGGCCGCTCACGGTCGCGCAGATCGCCGCGAAGGGCGACGGGCTCGCCGCACACGGGCTCGCCGGCGCGGGAGGCCGGCTCGTCGCCGACATCTGGAGCGACGCGGACGATGCCGCGGCGCTCATCGCCCCGCTGCAGCGCGAGTCGCTGCTCCTGGCCTCTGCACGGCGATAG
- a CDS encoding LysR family transcriptional regulator, protein MTGVSREGLIRQLDLFSLRLFLTVVEEEQIGLAAAREHIAPSTATRRIQALEDVLGVPLLERGRTGVLLTEAGQAVARHAHALFEELETLRADIAEIAGRVEGELTVAAAHSVIADLLAPAIGAYMLEWPAVQVRLHELDNVEVLHQAVSGKCDVGVFATVGPVDFGDAAVHLLTSEELVATLPPGHPFSARAAITVPELMTQDLIVTRTLALALEDLARVHGSSVEFLQVVRTGEVALGMVRAGLGVTLTPRGLLTEETRADVLVLEVDDPWATRTVHAVVRDERAAGPAARAFLTALVAATADA, encoded by the coding sequence GTGACGGGCGTCAGCCGGGAGGGCCTGATCAGGCAGCTCGACCTGTTCAGCCTGCGCCTGTTCCTCACCGTCGTCGAGGAGGAGCAGATCGGCCTCGCGGCCGCGCGGGAGCACATCGCGCCGTCGACCGCGACGCGACGCATCCAGGCCCTGGAGGACGTGCTGGGCGTGCCGCTCCTGGAACGGGGCCGCACGGGGGTCCTGCTCACCGAGGCGGGCCAGGCCGTCGCGCGGCACGCGCACGCGCTCTTCGAGGAGCTCGAGACGCTGCGCGCGGACATCGCCGAGATCGCCGGGCGTGTGGAGGGCGAGCTCACGGTGGCCGCCGCCCACTCGGTGATCGCCGACCTCCTGGCCCCCGCGATCGGCGCGTACATGCTCGAGTGGCCGGCCGTGCAGGTGCGCCTGCACGAGCTCGACAACGTCGAAGTGCTGCACCAGGCCGTCTCAGGGAAGTGCGACGTGGGTGTGTTCGCGACCGTGGGGCCGGTGGACTTCGGCGATGCCGCGGTGCACCTGCTCACGAGCGAGGAGCTCGTGGCCACGCTCCCGCCGGGGCATCCCTTCAGCGCACGCGCGGCCATCACGGTGCCCGAGCTGATGACGCAGGACCTGATCGTGACGCGCACGCTCGCGCTCGCGCTCGAGGACCTCGCCCGTGTTCACGGCTCGAGCGTGGAGTTCCTGCAGGTCGTGCGCACCGGCGAGGTCGCACTCGGCATGGTCCGCGCGGGCCTCGGCGTGACGCTGACGCCGAGAGGACTGCTGACCGAGGAGACGCGGGCGGACGTGCTCGTGCTCGAGGTCGACGACCCCTGGGCCACCCGCACGGTGCATGCCGTCGTGCGCGACGAGCGTGCGGCGGGGCCGGCGGCACGCGCCTTCCTCACCGCGCTCGTCGCGGCGACCGCTGACGCGTAG
- a CDS encoding DMT family transporter, giving the protein MVLTEVGIGEITDQLVGVFRDPKILAGIPLALLGAVFMSFGAQYQHRGVQKVERLTNSDGGTGLSVNQLWNLLRRPSWVVGTLMLGLAIVCQLAALSFAPLILVQPIGAVSLVITTLLNARISGHRPTRSSWSAIALCVGGILVFVTIAALYATEEPVSDRQLVTILLILLAIVIVMGGLWLWQRQRTRALFYIVAAGIVYGFVATLAKVVISRIQTGDFEWLTVLCVVALLAGTGIGAYFVQTAYSSGPPDLVIAGLTVIDPIVAIIIGIAVLNEAAKAPFGAFIGFFIAGGLAVTGVFLLARHHPQVISESQELPIARGSGGGALVEPAGGRTGSVRITEAVAKVWPDPPVRDDDEPRRR; this is encoded by the coding sequence GTGGTCCTCACGGAAGTCGGCATCGGCGAGATCACCGATCAGCTGGTCGGTGTCTTCCGTGACCCCAAGATCCTGGCCGGCATCCCCCTGGCGCTGCTCGGCGCCGTCTTCATGTCGTTCGGCGCCCAGTACCAGCACCGCGGCGTGCAGAAGGTCGAGCGGCTGACGAACTCCGACGGCGGCACGGGCCTGAGCGTCAACCAGCTGTGGAACCTGCTGCGCCGCCCCTCGTGGGTCGTCGGCACCCTCATGCTCGGTCTCGCGATCGTCTGCCAGCTCGCCGCGCTCTCGTTCGCGCCGCTCATCCTCGTGCAGCCGATCGGCGCGGTCTCGCTCGTCATCACCACTCTGCTGAACGCCCGCATCAGCGGCCACAGGCCGACCCGGAGCTCGTGGTCCGCGATCGCGCTGTGCGTCGGCGGCATCCTCGTCTTCGTCACCATCGCGGCGCTATACGCGACCGAGGAGCCCGTCAGCGACCGCCAGCTCGTCACGATCCTGCTGATCCTGCTCGCGATCGTGATCGTCATGGGCGGGCTCTGGCTCTGGCAGCGTCAGCGCACCCGCGCCCTGTTCTACATCGTCGCGGCCGGCATCGTCTACGGCTTCGTCGCGACGCTCGCGAAGGTCGTGATCAGCCGCATCCAGACGGGCGACTTCGAGTGGCTCACCGTGCTGTGCGTCGTCGCCCTGCTGGCCGGCACCGGCATCGGCGCCTACTTCGTGCAGACCGCCTACTCCTCGGGCCCGCCCGACCTCGTGATCGCGGGGCTCACCGTCATCGACCCGATCGTCGCGATCATCATCGGCATCGCGGTACTCAACGAGGCCGCCAAGGCGCCGTTCGGCGCCTTCATCGGGTTCTTCATCGCGGGCGGCCTCGCGGTCACCGGCGTCTTCCTGCTCGCGCGGCATCACCCGCAGGTCATCAGCGAGAGCCAGGAGCTGCCGATCGCGCGCGGCAGCGGTGGCGGCGCGCTCGTCGAGCCCGCCGGCGGCCGGACGGGGTCGGTGCGCATCACGGAGGCCGTCGCCAAGGTGTGGCCCGACCCGCCCGTGCGCGACGACGACGAGCCGCGGCGCAGATGA
- the def gene encoding peptide deformylase, with translation MAVLPIRIMGDPVLHAPASPVGEITDEIRTLVADMFETMDAAPGVGLAAPQVGVGLRIYTYSYQDDEGEPWRGVVINPELWMRPLEPGTPDPDDEAEGCLSFPGERFALRRSDEVRVTGVDLDGAPVEIRVDGWRARIMQHEFDHLDGILYIDRLDDGDWKTTQKIARKRGWGRPGASWTPGVDDLDA, from the coding sequence GTGGCTGTTCTTCCGATCCGCATCATGGGCGATCCCGTGCTGCACGCTCCCGCTTCCCCCGTCGGCGAGATCACCGACGAGATCCGCACGCTCGTCGCGGACATGTTCGAGACGATGGACGCCGCCCCCGGTGTCGGCCTGGCGGCGCCGCAGGTCGGAGTGGGGCTGCGCATCTACACGTACTCGTACCAGGACGACGAGGGCGAGCCCTGGCGAGGCGTCGTCATCAATCCCGAGCTGTGGATGCGCCCGCTGGAGCCGGGCACGCCGGATCCCGACGACGAGGCCGAGGGATGCCTGTCGTTCCCCGGCGAGCGGTTCGCGCTGCGCCGCTCCGACGAGGTGCGCGTGACCGGCGTCGACCTCGACGGCGCGCCCGTCGAGATCCGCGTCGACGGATGGCGTGCGCGCATCATGCAGCACGAGTTCGACCACCTCGACGGCATCCTCTACATCGACCGCCTCGACGACGGCGACTGGAAGACGACGCAGAAGATCGCCCGCAAGCGCGGTTGGGGCCGCCCGGGCGCGAGCTGGACGCCAGGCGTCGACGACCTCGACGCGTGA
- a CDS encoding ATP-binding cassette domain-containing protein: MASDSPLGDDLAIVCRDLSVARRRERVVDGVTFELRAGCALAVMGATGAGKSSLAQLLAGASDDVRVDGGDAEVVGIPVRRAGRARRLRLVLTGYVAQNAGSTLPPDLTVAEIVAHPVTSRDRKVNRRALSERVVALLDELGLSLGTASKYPYELSAGMRQRVAIARALVLDPRVLIADEPYAGIDLSMRQLVREALLRRRDDAALSLLVVTNEAQAARELDADVLVMHRGRTVAVGPDADSLIWTPGYPRVSA, from the coding sequence ATGGCGTCCGATTCCCCCCTCGGCGACGACCTCGCGATCGTCTGCCGTGATCTCTCCGTCGCCCGCAGACGCGAGCGCGTCGTCGACGGCGTCACCTTCGAGCTGCGGGCCGGGTGCGCCCTGGCGGTCATGGGCGCGACGGGCGCGGGCAAGTCCAGCCTCGCGCAGCTGCTCGCGGGCGCGTCCGACGACGTGCGCGTCGACGGCGGGGATGCCGAGGTCGTCGGCATCCCCGTGCGTCGAGCAGGGCGGGCCCGCCGCCTGCGGCTCGTGCTGACCGGGTACGTCGCCCAGAACGCGGGATCGACGCTGCCGCCCGATCTCACCGTCGCCGAGATCGTCGCCCATCCGGTCACGAGCCGCGACCGCAAGGTGAACCGCCGCGCGCTGTCGGAGCGGGTCGTCGCGCTGCTCGACGAGCTGGGGCTGTCGCTGGGCACGGCCTCGAAGTATCCGTACGAGCTGAGCGCGGGCATGCGCCAGCGCGTCGCGATCGCGCGGGCGCTCGTGCTCGACCCGCGCGTGCTCATCGCCGACGAGCCGTACGCCGGGATCGACCTGTCGATGCGTCAGCTCGTGCGCGAGGCGCTGCTGCGCCGTCGCGACGACGCGGCCCTGTCGCTGCTCGTCGTCACGAACGAGGCCCAGGCGGCTCGCGAGCTCGACGCCGACGTGCTCGTGATGCACCGAGGACGCACCGTGGCCGTCGGCCCGGACGCCGACTCCCTGATCTGGACGCCCGGGTACCCGCGCGTCTCCGCATGA